A single genomic interval of Psychrilyobacter piezotolerans harbors:
- a CDS encoding cyclic nucleotide-binding domain-containing protein produces the protein MNTKKSKPEVTYKEKQLIFSMLNKISLFGGLTAGELECLIPMLTTASFKKGEAVFTQGESPNNIFIIQSGEIKIVKQLDETEVELVRFKEGNLFGETELIGIFKYIASAIAITDVKLLVFSKSALYSLHSKNTKLFSKIILNVARESCRRTANTDEYWLGELAKLRKNHKEQI, from the coding sequence AAAACAATTGATTTTTTCTATGTTAAATAAAATATCACTCTTTGGCGGGTTGACTGCCGGAGAACTGGAATGTCTTATCCCTATGCTGACTACAGCTTCCTTTAAAAAAGGAGAGGCCGTTTTCACCCAGGGAGAATCACCAAATAATATCTTTATTATTCAAAGTGGTGAAATTAAAATTGTTAAGCAACTAGATGAAACAGAGGTAGAATTAGTTAGATTTAAGGAAGGAAATTTATTTGGTGAAACGGAACTTATTGGTATCTTCAAATATATTGCCTCTGCTATTGCTATAACAGATGTGAAATTACTTGTATTTTCTAAATCTGCACTTTACTCCCTGCACAGCAAAAATACTAAATTATTTAGCAAGATAATTTTAAATGTTGCCCGTGAATCTTGTCGAAGAACTGCTAATACCGATGAATATTGGTTAGGCGAATTGGCAAAATTAAGAAAAAACCACAAAGAACAGATATAA